A portion of the Rahnella variigena genome contains these proteins:
- a CDS encoding MFS transporter, with the protein MSLSSEIAHNGIHAGSPVRRVATRAIFFVTGMAMGLWAALVPYAQLRTHSEAGDLGLLLLCLGAGSLLSMLGSGRIIGKFGCRAVIVAAVILYCLMLPLLAVFSDIWLLALSLFIFGMGIGLADVAVNVQGTLVEQAADKPLMSGFHCLWSVGGIAGAGGGALLLSAGITPLGSTFFAVVLVIALTAYSYRGMLPFGAHEEPEEGQPKARPNFRLVLMAVMAMICFMAEGAVLDWGGVFLTRDRGLALEHAGWGFAVFAVAMSLMRLTGDAIVSALGRKRILIIGGILGIAGYLMVVLLPGWILPLCGFALVGIGAANIVPVLITLAGQEKVMPVNMAVAMVATLGYLGVLGGPALIGFIAHLSSLYVAFSAVAAAFLIITFGAYKLKY; encoded by the coding sequence ATGTCACTGTCATCTGAAATTGCGCACAACGGTATTCATGCCGGAAGTCCTGTCCGGCGTGTCGCGACGCGGGCGATATTTTTTGTCACCGGCATGGCGATGGGGCTGTGGGCGGCGCTGGTTCCCTATGCCCAATTGCGGACGCATTCAGAGGCGGGTGATCTCGGGTTATTGCTGCTGTGTCTTGGTGCCGGTTCGCTGCTGTCGATGCTTGGGTCGGGACGGATTATCGGCAAGTTTGGCTGTCGGGCAGTGATCGTCGCGGCGGTCATTTTGTACTGTCTGATGCTGCCACTGCTGGCGGTGTTCAGTGACATCTGGCTGCTGGCGCTCAGTCTGTTTATTTTCGGCATGGGCATCGGGCTGGCGGATGTAGCCGTCAATGTGCAGGGCACGCTGGTGGAACAGGCCGCGGATAAACCGCTGATGTCAGGGTTTCATTGCCTGTGGAGCGTGGGCGGGATCGCCGGCGCCGGTGGCGGTGCGTTGCTGCTCAGTGCCGGTATCACGCCGCTCGGCAGCACGTTTTTTGCCGTCGTGCTGGTTATCGCGCTGACGGCGTATTCTTATCGCGGAATGTTACCGTTTGGCGCACATGAGGAGCCTGAAGAAGGCCAGCCGAAAGCCAGACCGAATTTCCGTCTGGTGCTGATGGCGGTGATGGCGATGATTTGTTTTATGGCCGAAGGCGCGGTGCTGGACTGGGGCGGTGTCTTCCTGACCCGGGACCGCGGTCTGGCGCTGGAACATGCGGGCTGGGGCTTTGCGGTATTTGCCGTAGCGATGTCGCTGATGCGCCTGACCGGTGATGCGATTGTCAGTGCACTGGGGCGCAAACGGATCCTGATTATCGGCGGGATTTTGGGTATCGCCGGTTATCTGATGGTTGTGCTGTTGCCGGGCTGGATCCTGCCATTGTGCGGTTTTGCGCTGGTAGGGATAGGCGCAGCGAATATTGTTCCGGTGCTGATTACGCTGGCCGGTCAGGAAAAAGTGATGCCGGTCAATATGGCGGTGGCGATGGTGGCGACGCTCGGTTATCTCGGCGTGCTGGGTGGTCCGGCGCTGATCGGCTTTATTGCGCATCTTTCCAGCTTGTATGTCGCATTCTCGGCGGTCGCGGCGGCGTTTCTGATCATCACGTTTGGCGCATACAAACTGAAGTATTGA
- a CDS encoding basic amino acid ABC transporter substrate-binding protein — MLKSLIFTGCLLSSLITSAYAAQTTYVVGSGGTYRPFEYENSQKQLEGFDIDIIKAIAKAEDFDIKLVNTPWEGIFATLNSGDRDIIISGITITDKRKAMVAFSAPYFPAEQSIVVPEDSKVDSVAALKGQKVGVVNSSTGDIVVSNELGKNSTDIKRFDNTPLMLQELAEDGIGAAVGDVGVVKYYIKSHPEKALKLVPDAKFERQYFGIAVAKDNTELLGKINAGLKKIVADGTYAKIYETWFDKNVPVLPAQ, encoded by the coding sequence ATGCTTAAGTCATTAATTTTCACCGGGTGCCTGCTTTCTTCATTAATCACATCTGCTTATGCCGCACAGACCACATACGTGGTCGGTTCCGGCGGTACATACCGTCCGTTTGAATACGAAAACAGCCAGAAACAGCTGGAAGGTTTTGATATCGACATCATCAAGGCGATCGCTAAAGCCGAAGATTTTGACATCAAACTGGTTAATACGCCGTGGGAAGGAATTTTTGCGACACTGAATTCCGGTGATCGTGACATCATTATTTCTGGCATCACCATTACCGATAAACGTAAAGCGATGGTGGCTTTCTCTGCCCCGTATTTCCCGGCAGAACAGTCCATCGTGGTGCCTGAAGACTCTAAAGTGGATTCCGTAGCCGCCCTGAAAGGTCAGAAAGTGGGTGTGGTAAACTCCAGCACCGGCGACATCGTGGTGTCCAATGAACTGGGCAAAAACAGCACCGACATCAAACGTTTTGATAACACTCCGCTGATGTTGCAGGAGCTGGCGGAAGACGGTATCGGCGCGGCAGTGGGCGACGTGGGCGTGGTGAAGTACTACATCAAATCCCATCCTGAGAAAGCGCTGAAACTGGTACCGGATGCTAAATTCGAACGTCAGTATTTCGGTATTGCGGTCGCCAAAGACAACACCGAACTGCTGGGTAAAATCAACGCCGGTCTGAAGAAAATCGTGGCTGATGGCACGTACGCTAAAATCTACGAAACCTGGTTTGATAAGAACGTTCCAGTGCTTCCCGCTCAATAA
- a CDS encoding glycine zipper family protein: MNRFTSVAVLALAAALSGCVSPPTRPDVMVLPGTGKDYQQFQMDEMSCRNAAYGSVNGGAETASNNAAGTAAAGTVVGAAAGALIGAASHQAGSGALIGAGSGLLIGSAMGSNNAGASSGDLQDQYDTVYTQCMYAKGNKVPVDASDGYSSNQPPQSPVPPDYYPAEPGNSGVPPDYVP; this comes from the coding sequence AGCCGCGGCCTTATCCGGCTGCGTTTCTCCTCCAACCCGACCAGATGTGATGGTGCTGCCAGGTACCGGAAAGGATTATCAACAGTTTCAGATGGATGAAATGTCATGCCGTAACGCGGCCTATGGCAGTGTGAATGGCGGCGCAGAAACTGCCAGTAATAATGCCGCCGGTACCGCTGCCGCTGGCACCGTCGTGGGCGCGGCAGCCGGAGCGCTGATTGGCGCAGCGTCGCATCAGGCCGGATCGGGCGCATTGATTGGCGCAGGCAGTGGTTTGCTGATTGGCAGCGCAATGGGCAGCAATAATGCGGGGGCCAGCAGCGGCGATTTACAGGATCAGTATGATACGGTGTACACGCAATGTATGTACGCCAAAGGCAATAAGGTGCCGGTAGACGCCAGCGACGGTTACAGCTCGAATCAACCACCGCAATCGCCGGTTCCGCCGGATTACTACCCTGCAGAGCCCGGTAACAGTGGCGTGCCGCCAGACTACGTGCCTTAA
- a CDS encoding amino acid ABC transporter permease, which produces MTGFRWEIISEYAPLFVQGALMTIKCTIICVILGTTWGLLLGLGRMARADEGPWKHVLRFAVQWPVRIYVSAFRGTPLFVQIMVVHFALVPLFINPRDGILVANGLMSSDFARALRSDYGAFLSCVVAITLNAGAYVSEIFRAGIQSIDNGQMEASRALGMGWGKTMRKVILPQAFRRILPPLGNNAIAIVKDSSLASAIGLADLAYAARTVSGAYATYWEPYLTISLVYWVLTFLLSLLVQHMEKRFGKSDSR; this is translated from the coding sequence ATGACCGGATTTCGCTGGGAGATAATCTCAGAATATGCGCCACTGTTTGTGCAGGGCGCGCTGATGACCATCAAATGCACCATTATTTGTGTGATTTTGGGTACCACCTGGGGTCTGCTGCTGGGGCTAGGACGGATGGCCCGTGCCGACGAAGGCCCATGGAAACACGTTTTGCGTTTTGCCGTGCAATGGCCGGTGCGCATTTACGTCAGTGCTTTTCGCGGTACGCCGCTGTTTGTGCAGATTATGGTGGTTCACTTTGCTTTAGTGCCACTGTTTATTAATCCGCGTGACGGCATTTTAGTGGCGAACGGTCTGATGTCCTCGGATTTCGCCCGTGCGCTGCGCTCAGATTACGGTGCATTCTTATCCTGCGTGGTGGCGATTACCCTCAACGCCGGGGCGTATGTCTCCGAGATTTTCCGTGCGGGTATTCAGTCTATCGACAACGGTCAGATGGAAGCTTCCCGCGCGCTGGGAATGGGCTGGGGCAAAACGATGCGCAAGGTTATCTTGCCGCAGGCGTTCCGCCGTATTTTGCCGCCACTGGGCAATAACGCTATTGCGATTGTGAAAGATTCCTCGCTGGCCTCGGCGATTGGCCTGGCCGATCTGGCGTATGCCGCGCGTACTGTTTCCGGCGCTTACGCCACCTACTGGGAACCCTACCTGACTATTTCACTGGTTTACTGGGTTCTGACTTTCCTGCTCTCGCTACTCGTTCAACACATGGAAAAGAGGTTTGGCAAAAGTGATTCACGTTAA
- the kup gene encoding low affinity potassium transporter Kup gives MKHTKNKSSLLTVTVACIGVVYGDIGTSPLYTLRECLTGQAGIAVTQSALFGFLSLIFWLLMLVVSVKYISFVMRADNDGEGGILTLMSLAIRNLNPRWIPAIMFIGLVGGSFFYGDGVITPAISVLSAMEGLEIIEPSLDRFIIPFSIAVLTLLFFIQKNGTGSVGKIFAPVMVLWFVTIGLLGIGGIVRNPDVLQALNPYWALHFFVEFKTVSFFALGMVVLSVTGGEALYADMGHFGKKPIRIAWFILVGPSLVMNYFGQGALLLSKPDAIVNPFFLLAPGWALIPLLILATLATVIASQAVISGVFSLTRQAVRMGYLPPMRIIYTSDEESGQIYIPVVNWLLYFAVLIAIVSFKHSSNLASAYGIVVTGTMVITSVLIGIVMVKNWGWKTWAGGLMMAAMLIIDVPLFAANLTKLFSGGWLPVAIGLTILLIMLTWKTERSRLLRRLRQDPEALEALIASLEKAPPKRVPGTAVVMSRGQYEVPLVLLHNLKHNKILHERVVLLTVVTEDVPYVHNVKRVTIEQLSPAFWRVIASYGWRETPNVTDILYRCGLEGLKCTMNETSFFMSRDTFTLGEPRPWYLKARGKLFQVLQRNSLRAPEHYHIPPNRVIELGAVVKF, from the coding sequence ATGAAGCATACAAAAAATAAATCATCGCTGCTGACTGTGACCGTGGCGTGTATTGGTGTCGTTTATGGTGATATCGGTACCAGCCCGCTGTATACCCTGCGTGAATGCCTGACCGGACAAGCGGGCATCGCCGTGACCCAAAGTGCATTATTCGGCTTTCTGTCGCTTATTTTCTGGCTCCTGATGCTGGTGGTGTCGGTGAAATACATCAGCTTCGTGATGCGTGCCGACAATGACGGCGAGGGCGGCATTCTGACGCTGATGTCGCTGGCGATCCGCAATCTTAATCCGCGGTGGATCCCGGCGATCATGTTTATCGGGCTGGTCGGCGGCAGCTTTTTCTATGGTGACGGCGTGATCACGCCTGCCATTTCGGTGCTTTCGGCGATGGAAGGGCTGGAGATCATTGAGCCGTCGCTCGACCGTTTTATTATTCCGTTTTCGATTGCCGTGCTGACGCTGCTTTTCTTTATTCAGAAAAATGGTACCGGCAGCGTGGGCAAAATCTTTGCGCCGGTGATGGTGCTGTGGTTTGTGACTATCGGCCTGCTGGGGATTGGCGGTATTGTGCGTAATCCCGATGTATTACAGGCGCTGAATCCTTACTGGGCGCTGCATTTCTTTGTGGAATTCAAAACCGTCTCGTTCTTTGCGCTCGGCATGGTGGTGCTGTCGGTGACCGGTGGTGAAGCGTTATATGCCGACATGGGGCATTTCGGTAAAAAACCGATCCGTATTGCCTGGTTTATTCTGGTCGGGCCTTCGCTGGTGATGAATTACTTCGGGCAGGGCGCATTGCTGCTCAGCAAACCCGACGCTATCGTGAATCCGTTTTTCCTGCTCGCGCCGGGCTGGGCGCTGATCCCGCTGCTGATACTGGCTACGCTGGCGACGGTGATTGCCTCGCAGGCGGTGATTTCCGGCGTGTTCTCCCTGACGCGTCAGGCCGTGCGTATGGGCTATCTGCCGCCGATGCGCATCATCTATACCTCAGATGAAGAATCTGGTCAGATTTACATTCCGGTCGTCAACTGGCTGTTGTATTTCGCGGTACTGATTGCCATCGTCAGCTTTAAACATTCCAGCAATCTGGCGTCGGCGTACGGGATTGTTGTCACCGGTACGATGGTCATTACGTCGGTATTGATTGGCATTGTTATGGTCAAAAACTGGGGATGGAAAACCTGGGCTGGTGGCCTGATGATGGCAGCGATGCTGATCATTGATGTGCCGTTGTTTGCCGCCAACCTGACCAAACTGTTCTCCGGCGGGTGGCTGCCGGTGGCCATCGGGCTGACCATTCTGTTGATTATGCTGACCTGGAAAACCGAGCGTTCGCGCCTGCTGCGCCGCCTGAGGCAGGATCCGGAAGCGCTTGAGGCACTGATCGCCTCGCTGGAAAAAGCACCGCCGAAACGCGTGCCGGGCACGGCAGTGGTGATGTCACGCGGGCAATATGAAGTGCCGCTGGTGCTCTTGCACAATCTCAAGCACAACAAAATTTTGCACGAGCGTGTGGTGCTGCTGACGGTGGTGACGGAAGACGTGCCTTATGTTCACAACGTGAAAAGGGTGACGATTGAACAGCTTTCACCGGCATTCTGGCGGGTGATTGCCAGTTATGGCTGGCGGGAAACGCCGAATGTCACGGATATTCTCTACCGCTGCGGGCTGGAAGGGCTGAAATGTACGATGAACGAGACGTCTTTCTTTATGTCGCGGGACACCTTTACGCTGGGCGAACCCCGTCCGTGGTATTTAAAAGCGCGCGGGAAACTGTTCCAGGTCTTGCAGCGTAACTCTCTGCGTGCGCCGGAGCATTATCATATTCCCCCGAACAGGGTGATTGAGCTGGGGGCGGTGGTGAAATTCTGA
- a CDS encoding GNAT family N-acetyltransferase, translating into MHFIEKYPQGKKPLIMTLSEDVESPPDYDHNAMNFSLLTQAYQDVAAGRCSVQCEPGEKDFLYISAIYVDGNTNTPTKKNPNQFVGLGQILVFAAIKYGRELKIEQASLLPVNHSQGFYLKMGFHPTVVGAVNRMDKGGASLKSGDGKLNPQWLNRFSQSSFQNANFRGANWSGNINNIYLNLRNNIMKNWDIVG; encoded by the coding sequence ATGCATTTTATAGAAAAGTATCCGCAAGGTAAAAAACCATTAATTATGACGTTGTCAGAGGATGTGGAATCACCACCGGATTATGACCACAATGCCATGAATTTTTCGCTGCTTACGCAAGCATATCAGGATGTCGCTGCGGGACGTTGTTCTGTGCAATGTGAACCAGGGGAAAAAGATTTTTTGTATATATCAGCAATATACGTTGATGGCAATACCAATACACCTACGAAAAAAAATCCTAATCAATTTGTTGGCTTAGGACAGATTTTGGTATTCGCGGCGATAAAATATGGGCGCGAATTGAAGATTGAACAAGCCTCACTGTTGCCGGTAAACCACAGTCAGGGATTTTATCTAAAAATGGGATTTCATCCGACGGTTGTAGGCGCGGTAAATCGAATGGATAAAGGTGGGGCTTCGCTCAAATCTGGTGATGGAAAATTAAATCCCCAGTGGCTCAATCGTTTTTCGCAGTCGTCCTTTCAGAACGCAAATTTCCGGGGAGCAAACTGGTCAGGGAATATTAATAATATTTATTTGAATCTCAGGAATAACATCATGAAAAATTGGGACATTGTCGGTTGA
- a CDS encoding ROK family protein: MIIPSNRTTREMKINNVVLVTNALKSLGSATKAELAGVTGLSIATCGAVLNDMCQRHEVLALELEVSRGGRPAQRYAYNPNYFSVLSLYAQGSDAAAQIVWSVNSATGESLAQGEIRFLPLTLATFYQQIGSLLADYPNIKALGIGLPGVVVKGTVATCDISVFAGVAVEQQLREQFGIYVQADNDMNYTAWGFYRSSCAGITAPVAYLFKPEVPCLGCGMVINGQVLQGASQFAGEVSNLPFEGLDKLPVAEEMAKVIVSLTAIINPATIALSGPKISEALLPELKMLCLQRIPAQHMPQLTYRPSMRQDYLQGIAELTLSNYNLHVAFGE; encoded by the coding sequence ATGATCATCCCTTCAAACCGTACCACCCGTGAAATGAAGATAAACAATGTCGTGCTGGTGACGAATGCATTGAAATCTCTGGGCTCGGCGACGAAGGCGGAACTGGCGGGTGTCACCGGTCTGAGTATCGCCACCTGCGGCGCAGTGCTGAATGATATGTGCCAGCGGCACGAAGTGCTGGCGCTGGAACTCGAAGTCTCGCGTGGTGGCCGTCCGGCGCAGCGCTATGCGTATAACCCGAACTATTTCTCGGTACTTAGCCTGTACGCGCAAGGCAGCGACGCTGCCGCACAGATTGTCTGGTCGGTGAATTCAGCCACCGGTGAAAGTCTGGCGCAGGGTGAAATCCGCTTTTTACCGCTGACGCTGGCGACGTTTTATCAGCAAATTGGCAGCCTGCTGGCGGACTATCCCAATATTAAAGCGCTGGGCATTGGCCTGCCGGGCGTGGTGGTCAAAGGAACCGTCGCGACCTGTGATATCAGCGTGTTTGCCGGGGTGGCGGTTGAGCAGCAACTGCGTGAACAGTTCGGGATTTATGTTCAGGCGGATAACGACATGAACTACACCGCATGGGGTTTTTACCGCAGCAGTTGCGCAGGCATTACCGCGCCGGTGGCGTATCTCTTCAAACCTGAAGTGCCTTGTCTGGGCTGTGGCATGGTGATTAACGGTCAGGTATTACAGGGTGCCAGCCAGTTTGCAGGGGAAGTGTCAAATCTGCCTTTTGAAGGATTGGATAAACTGCCGGTCGCAGAAGAAATGGCGAAAGTGATTGTCTCGCTGACCGCCATTATCAACCCGGCCACCATCGCGCTTTCCGGCCCGAAAATAAGTGAAGCACTGCTGCCTGAGCTGAAGATGCTTTGCCTGCAGCGCATTCCCGCACAGCATATGCCGCAGCTGACTTACCGCCCGTCGATGCGTCAGGATTATCTTCAAGGCATCGCGGAACTGACGCTCAGCAACTACAATCTGCACGTTGCTTTCGGTGAATAA
- a CDS encoding amino acid ABC transporter ATP-binding protein: protein MIHVKDLQKQFGETHVLRGISCDIAEKEVVCIIGPSGSGKSTFLRCLNALEKPNGGEVVVNGFAVHDPKTNLNTLRAGIGMVFQRFNLFPHMTVLENLIMAPMSLKGLSKAEAVTRAEKLLQKVGLIDKIDAWPSSLSGGQQQRVAIARALAMEPSIILFDEPTSALDPELVGEVLAVMKQLALEGMTMVIVTHEMGFAREVADRVVFIDQGVIQEQGPPAQLFTAPENPRTREFLSKVL from the coding sequence GTGATTCACGTTAAGGATTTACAGAAACAGTTTGGCGAAACCCACGTGTTGCGCGGCATTTCCTGTGACATCGCAGAGAAAGAAGTGGTGTGCATCATCGGGCCTTCAGGTTCAGGTAAAAGTACCTTTCTGCGCTGCCTGAATGCGCTGGAAAAGCCTAATGGTGGCGAAGTGGTGGTGAACGGTTTTGCGGTGCATGATCCGAAAACCAATCTTAATACGCTGCGTGCCGGCATCGGCATGGTGTTCCAGCGCTTTAATCTGTTCCCGCACATGACCGTGCTGGAAAACCTGATTATGGCGCCGATGTCGCTGAAGGGATTATCGAAAGCGGAAGCCGTAACGCGTGCCGAAAAATTGCTGCAAAAAGTCGGACTGATCGACAAAATCGACGCCTGGCCTTCCAGTTTGTCCGGTGGTCAGCAACAGCGCGTGGCGATTGCCCGTGCGCTGGCAATGGAACCGTCGATCATTCTTTTTGATGAACCGACGTCAGCGCTGGATCCGGAGCTGGTCGGTGAAGTGCTGGCGGTCATGAAACAGCTGGCGCTCGAAGGCATGACGATGGTGATTGTGACGCATGAAATGGGCTTTGCGCGTGAAGTCGCTGACCGCGTAGTGTTTATCGATCAGGGTGTGATTCAGGAGCAGGGGCCACCGGCGCAACTGTTTACCGCACCGGAAAATCCGCGAACCCGCGAATTTTTGAGTAAAGTATTATGA
- a CDS encoding serine hydrolase domain-containing protein, with protein sequence MQARFPYWSFTKTAIAICALKLSENGTVNLDGCVDGEAYTLRQLLNHTAGLPDYGALKDYHDAVAAGGEPWSRDKLLSAALARGMLFAPDAGWSYSNIGYMLAREHIEAASGLSFAQLMTDLISTPLGLTSVALVTTREEFAQLHCEAAGKYAPGWVYHGCLAGNVRDAARLLHGLFSGKLLSAASMAEMQVTIPLGGALEGRPWTECGYALGLMSGAMGEAGRSAGHSGGGPSCVNAVYHFPDLREPVTGACFTDGHYEGVAETELGRLVQNFG encoded by the coding sequence ATGCAAGCTCGTTTTCCTTACTGGAGTTTCACGAAAACCGCGATCGCGATTTGTGCGCTGAAACTTAGTGAAAACGGGACTGTAAATTTGGATGGCTGTGTTGATGGCGAAGCTTACACCCTGCGGCAGCTGCTCAACCACACCGCCGGATTGCCGGATTACGGCGCACTGAAAGATTATCACGACGCTGTCGCTGCCGGAGGAGAACCCTGGTCGCGCGACAAATTGCTCAGTGCCGCGTTAGCCAGAGGCATGTTGTTTGCGCCGGATGCGGGCTGGTCTTATTCCAATATTGGCTACATGCTGGCCCGCGAACACATTGAAGCCGCGTCAGGGCTGAGTTTCGCGCAACTGATGACTGACCTCATCTCGACACCGCTCGGACTGACCAGTGTCGCACTTGTCACCACGCGCGAGGAATTCGCACAACTGCACTGTGAAGCCGCCGGAAAATACGCTCCGGGCTGGGTATATCATGGTTGTCTGGCAGGCAATGTGCGGGATGCGGCCAGACTGCTGCACGGATTATTCAGCGGTAAACTGCTGAGCGCAGCGTCAATGGCTGAAATGCAGGTGACCATCCCGCTTGGCGGTGCTCTGGAAGGACGGCCGTGGACAGAATGCGGTTACGCGCTGGGGCTGATGAGCGGTGCAATGGGAGAGGCAGGGCGTTCAGCTGGTCATTCAGGCGGCGGCCCGTCGTGCGTGAACGCGGTCTATCACTTCCCGGATCTCCGCGAACCTGTGACCGGTGCCTGCTTTACTGACGGGCATTACGAAGGTGTGGCAGAAACTGAACTGGGCAGGCTGGTGCAAAACTTCGGGTAA
- a CDS encoding Cof-type HAD-IIB family hydrolase, with amino-acid sequence MAVKLIAVDMDGTFLNPQHEYNKARFREQYQQLLQRDIKFVVASGNQYYQLKSFFDDLDTQIAYVAEGGGYVVDKEQEIYCGKLEPEQVTQVLEWISRTPGINTIVCGRKGAYVLSGTDEDFISRMRRYYHRLTKVHQYKEIDDTIFKFALSYVEDDVYPLMSEVNANLGGIVAPVTSGHGSVDLIISGNHKACGLQKIQQIYGVRDDEVLAFGDSGNDLEMLSYAGYGFAMENASAPAKAAAKYVAPSNRDEGVLKVIDDVLNGRAPFA; translated from the coding sequence ATGGCTGTAAAACTTATCGCCGTAGACATGGATGGAACCTTTCTCAATCCGCAGCACGAATACAATAAAGCCCGCTTTCGCGAGCAATATCAGCAACTTTTGCAACGTGACATTAAATTTGTAGTGGCGAGCGGCAACCAGTATTACCAGCTGAAATCCTTCTTTGATGATCTCGATACACAAATTGCTTACGTTGCTGAAGGCGGCGGGTATGTGGTCGATAAAGAACAGGAAATTTACTGCGGCAAACTTGAACCGGAACAGGTGACGCAGGTGCTGGAATGGATAAGTCGCACGCCGGGCATTAACACCATTGTGTGCGGTCGCAAAGGGGCTTATGTGCTCAGCGGCACCGATGAGGATTTCATCAGCCGTATGCGCCGTTACTATCACCGACTGACAAAAGTGCATCAATACAAAGAAATCGACGATACGATTTTCAAATTTGCACTGAGCTACGTGGAAGACGATGTCTATCCGCTGATGAGTGAAGTTAACGCCAACCTTGGCGGGATTGTTGCACCGGTGACCAGCGGACATGGCTCTGTTGATTTGATCATCAGCGGAAATCACAAAGCCTGCGGTCTGCAAAAAATCCAGCAGATTTACGGCGTCCGTGATGACGAAGTGCTGGCGTTTGGCGACAGCGGCAACGATCTGGAAATGCTCAGCTATGCCGGTTACGGTTTTGCGATGGAAAATGCCTCTGCACCGGCAAAAGCCGCCGCGAAATACGTCGCGCCATCTAACCGTGATGAGGGCGTGCTGAAAGTGATTGATGACGTGCTGAACGGTCGCGCGCCATTCGCCTAA
- a CDS encoding VOC family protein gives MISHICIGVYDFERAFTFYSAVMAALGHTLKFCDREKPWAAWMAPDSPRPLFVIGQPHDGEPASAGNGQMLALLADRRATVDQIYQFAMANGATDEGAPGLRPHYHPDYYGAYFRDADGNKLCICCHHPEA, from the coding sequence TTGATTTCCCATATTTGTATTGGCGTTTACGATTTTGAACGGGCTTTCACTTTCTATTCGGCGGTGATGGCGGCACTGGGGCATACCCTCAAGTTTTGCGACAGGGAAAAACCCTGGGCGGCGTGGATGGCACCGGATTCGCCAAGGCCGCTGTTTGTTATCGGCCAGCCGCATGACGGCGAACCTGCCAGTGCGGGTAATGGTCAGATGCTGGCATTACTGGCAGACAGGCGTGCTACCGTGGATCAAATCTATCAGTTTGCGATGGCAAACGGCGCGACAGATGAAGGCGCGCCGGGACTACGCCCGCATTATCATCCGGATTACTACGGTGCTTATTTTCGGGATGCCGACGGTAATAAGCTGTGTATTTGTTGCCATCATCCTGAGGCCTGA